The sequence GGCGGGGCAGCCCCTCCGTCCAGTGCCCCGTGAGCAGGGCCCTGACCAGCACGTCCTGGCGGGCGGCCCGCAGGGTCCAGAGCGCGACCGCGGCCGGGCGGTCGGGGGCGGGGGCCGTCAGGGCGCGGTCGACCCCGGCGAGATAGCCGTCGGCGGCCCCGCGCAGAAGCGCCCCGGCCAGTCCGCCCTTGGTGCCGAACTCGTTGTAGAGGGTCTGGCGCGAGACATCGGCCAGCGCGGCGACGTCGACCATGCGCACGGCGCGCCAGGGCCGGTCGGACAGGGCCCGGAGGGCGGCCTCCAGCAGGGCCTGCCGCGCTGTCGGCATCGTCGCCTCCCCCGCCCCGGGATCCTGCCGCTCAGCGTCGACGCGCCCCCGGGGACTGTCAAGGGTTCCGGGCGGCAGGGGCGCTGTGGCCCGTGTCCGGCGGCGCTGGATACTGTGGCGGCATGCCCGACTACGACGATGATCTGCGCCTCGCCCACGTACTGGCGGACGCCGCCGACGCCGCGACGATGGACCGGTTCAAGGCTCTCGACCTGAAGGTGGAGACCAAGCCGGACATGACGCCGGTGAGCGAGGCCGACAAGGCCGCCGAGGAGCTGATCCGGGGCCATCTGCATCGGGCCCGCCCGAGGGACGCGATCCTGGGCGAGGAGTACGGGGTCGAGGGCTCCGGTCCGCGGCGCTGGGTGATCGACCCGATCGACGGCACCAAGAACTACGTCCGCGGTGTGCCGGTGTGGGCGACGCTGATCGCGCTGATGGAGGCGGGCGACGAGGGCTTCCGGCCGGTGGTGGGGGTGGTCTCCGCGCCCGCGCTGAACCGGCGCTGGTGGGCGGCGAAGGGCGCGGGCGCGTTCACCGGCCGCAGCCTCACCTCCGCGACCCGGATGCAGGTGTCGCGGGTGGGGCGGATCGCGGACGCCTCGTTCGCGTTCTCCTCCCTGTCGGGCTGGGAGGACCAGGGCCGCCTCGACGGCCTCCTGGACCTCACCCGGGCCTGCTGGCGGACGCGGGGATACGGGGATTTCTGGCCGTACATGATGGTCGCCGAGGGTTCCGTGGACCTCTGCGCGGAGCCGGAGCTGTCGCTGTGGGACATGGCGGCGCCCGCGATCGTCGTCCAGGAGGCGGGGGGCCGGTACACCTCGCTGGACGGGGTGGAGGGCCCCGACGGCGGAAACGCGGCGGCCTCGAACGGGCTGCTCCACGACGAGCTGCTGGGCTACCTCAACCAGCGCCGCTGAGCCGCGCTCCGCCGGCGCACGGGTCCACCAGCGCCGGCGGACCCGTGCGCCGAACGAGCGCTGTGCACCGCGTCGCCCGGCGGGGCCCTGTATGCGCGCGCTCGCGCACTCCCCCGGCGCGCGCCTGCCCACCCCTTGTCGACCCGCCCCAAGGGTGCAACTCTGAAAGTCCCCCCACTTGTGAACTTGTGAATCGGCTCACAGAGTCGACTCGCCGAGGAGGTGGCTCGATTCATGCTCGTCCGTGACGCCATGAGCACGGTGGTTCTGACCATCGGCCCCACCCACACGCTCCGCCAGGCGGCCCGGCTGATGTCGGCCCGCCGCATCGGGGCCGCTGTCGTCCACGACCCGGACACCTGCGGGCTCGGCATCATCACCGAGCGCGACATCCTCGACGCGGTCGGCTCGGGGATGGACCCCGACCGGGAGACCGCATCCGCCCACACCACCACCGACGTGGTGTTCGCCGCCCCGGCCTGGACCCTGGAGGAGGCCGCGGAAGCCATGACGCACGGAGGGTTCCGGCATCTGATCGTGCTGGACGGCGACGGCCCCGTGGGCATCGTGTCGGTGCGCGACATCATCCGCTGCTGGGCGCCCGCCCGCCGTGGCACCCCCGCCGCGGCGCTGACCCCCGCCGGGTCCGGAACGGCCGGTGGGCCGGACCCCCTGAAGGAGATCCGGCCCACCGTCGACGCCAAGCGTC is a genomic window of Streptomyces sp. YPW6 containing:
- the hisN gene encoding histidinol-phosphatase codes for the protein MPDYDDDLRLAHVLADAADAATMDRFKALDLKVETKPDMTPVSEADKAAEELIRGHLHRARPRDAILGEEYGVEGSGPRRWVIDPIDGTKNYVRGVPVWATLIALMEAGDEGFRPVVGVVSAPALNRRWWAAKGAGAFTGRSLTSATRMQVSRVGRIADASFAFSSLSGWEDQGRLDGLLDLTRACWRTRGYGDFWPYMMVAEGSVDLCAEPELSLWDMAAPAIVVQEAGGRYTSLDGVEGPDGGNAAASNGLLHDELLGYLNQRR